From one Paenibacillus terrae HPL-003 genomic stretch:
- a CDS encoding glycosyltransferase family 4 protein, protein MIQKILYLRNFASKVNGDSYNLQEVGLGKALVRKGFDCDIVYYNDHKETHLEQVYRHEGCTLRIIWLHGFKFLSNSIYRDVLNHSFLAAYDLVISTEYNQIMTYLLSRKCPEKLVLYHGPYRDNTHALIRRLYDTLLLPKVAKSLRCTFVKSDLAKRYLEDKGFHNVVTIGVGLDRSKVEGKFNNDNNDNSGNDKSEGREENREVAGELRRLGGRPVLLYVGVLEERRNIRFMLGVFKKVLQKHPSCLLLIVGDGRKADTDRYWAFAHELGLTDSILHFPRVEQRHLWQIYGAADAMLFPTHYDIFGMVLLESMLFRVPIISSVNGGSVTLIEDGVSGVILRSFSEEEWVSRVSELLDNAELRQSMAEQAFLTVERMSWDRIAEEMLSHSRIQPMQLMHHPMQSTQERGTAT, encoded by the coding sequence ATGATTCAAAAAATATTGTATCTTCGCAATTTTGCCAGCAAGGTGAACGGGGACTCATACAATTTGCAGGAAGTCGGTTTGGGCAAGGCACTCGTTCGGAAAGGCTTCGATTGCGACATTGTCTACTACAACGACCACAAGGAAACCCATCTGGAGCAGGTTTACCGTCACGAAGGCTGCACATTGCGCATCATCTGGCTCCACGGGTTTAAGTTCCTGAGTAACAGCATCTACAGGGATGTCCTCAATCATTCGTTTTTGGCTGCTTATGATTTGGTCATTTCCACAGAATACAACCAGATCATGACTTATCTGCTTTCCCGCAAATGTCCCGAAAAGCTGGTGCTGTATCACGGTCCGTACCGCGATAACACACATGCGCTGATCCGAAGATTGTACGATACCCTGCTACTGCCGAAGGTGGCAAAGTCTCTACGCTGTACCTTTGTCAAATCCGATCTTGCCAAGCGCTATCTGGAGGATAAAGGCTTTCACAACGTCGTCACCATCGGGGTCGGACTGGACCGGAGCAAAGTCGAGGGAAAGTTCAATAATGACAACAATGACAACAGCGGCAACGACAAAAGTGAAGGTCGTGAGGAAAACCGTGAGGTCGCAGGTGAGCTGAGGCGGCTCGGGGGCCGTCCCGTGCTACTGTATGTCGGCGTGCTGGAGGAGCGGAGAAATATACGTTTTATGCTAGGCGTGTTCAAAAAGGTACTTCAAAAGCATCCCAGTTGCCTTTTGTTAATCGTCGGGGATGGGCGTAAAGCGGATACGGACCGCTATTGGGCCTTTGCCCATGAGCTTGGGCTGACAGACAGTATTTTGCATTTTCCAAGAGTGGAGCAGCGGCATCTGTGGCAAATTTACGGAGCAGCGGATGCGATGCTGTTTCCGACTCATTACGATATTTTCGGTATGGTGCTGCTGGAAAGTATGCTGTTTCGCGTCCCGATTATCTCTTCGGTAAATGGCGGCTCGGTTACCTTGATCGAGGACGGGGTGAGCGGAGTGATCCTGAGAAGCTTTTCAGAGGAGGAATGGGTGAGTCGAGTCTCTGAATTGCTGGACAATGCTGAGCTGAGACAAAGTATGGCGGAGCAGGCATTTCTTACAGTCGAGCGTATGTCGTGGGATCGTATTGCGGAAGAAATGCTAAGTCACTCACGGATACAACCGATGCAGCTTATGCACCATCCCATGCAATCTACGCAGGAACGAGGGACCGCCACGTGA
- a CDS encoding LCP family protein, translating to MKRWLKMTLAAAALLMVGAGAYTAYVYHSVQTAANAMYHPRSIVQPAAISTLATGGAGRPAVTSNGSGTPNPAAISQFKPFTVLVLGVDQRPHDRGRSDTMIVLSVNPAEGTVLMFNIPRDTRTELIGRGREDKINHAFAFGGVDMSIRTVEHFLNHPMDYYVQMNMEGFAKMVDLLGGVAVNNPHDFQYEGHHFTQGSLKLNGTEALAYARMRFDDPRGDLGRNARQRELLKQIAAQVISKEGLLKVKPILQAAGEQIRTDITFDDMTTFLTRIGPSLRQTDMVELKGHGTKINGVYYYIVDDQERQRIRGLMEKHLLTTSISP from the coding sequence ATGAAACGATGGCTGAAAATGACATTAGCGGCCGCTGCATTATTGATGGTAGGTGCTGGTGCTTACACCGCTTATGTATATCATTCCGTTCAAACGGCGGCAAATGCCATGTACCATCCGCGGAGTATCGTGCAGCCCGCCGCGATTTCTACCCTTGCAACAGGCGGAGCGGGACGCCCGGCAGTAACAAGCAATGGATCGGGTACACCCAATCCGGCGGCCATATCCCAATTCAAGCCGTTCACCGTGCTTGTGTTGGGGGTGGACCAGCGTCCCCATGATCGGGGGCGTTCGGATACGATGATCGTCCTGTCCGTTAATCCCGCCGAAGGCACTGTGTTGATGTTCAACATCCCGCGTGATACGCGAACGGAGCTGATCGGCAGGGGACGTGAGGATAAAATCAATCATGCCTTTGCCTTTGGCGGGGTGGACATGTCGATTCGTACGGTAGAGCATTTCTTGAATCATCCGATGGATTACTATGTGCAAATGAACATGGAAGGGTTTGCGAAAATGGTAGACCTTTTGGGGGGAGTCGCGGTTAACAATCCGCACGATTTTCAATATGAAGGACATCATTTTACACAGGGCAGCTTGAAACTGAACGGAACTGAGGCGTTGGCCTATGCCCGGATGCGTTTTGATGATCCGCGTGGGGATCTCGGGAGAAATGCCCGTCAGCGGGAACTGCTCAAGCAAATTGCCGCACAGGTGATCAGCAAGGAAGGGCTGTTAAAGGTAAAACCGATATTGCAGGCAGCGGGGGAGCAGATCCGTACAGATATTACCTTTGATGATATGACGACCTTCCTGACCCGGATCGGCCCGTCTTTACGGCAGACGGATATGGTTGAGTTGAAGGGCCATGGAACCAAAATCAACGGAGTGTATTATTACATCGTGGATGATCAGGAGCGCCAGCGTATCCGTGGACTGATGGAGAAGCATTTGCTTACCACGTCCATATCACCTTAG
- a CDS encoding WecB/TagA/CpsF family glycosyltransferase: MKQLPQYRIGRIADADIAALTFQETVHTVEQWAVGRKDSYVCICNTHSIVTAGNQSEFNEALARADLCTPDGMPLVWALKLYGFERQDRVDGPSLMLKLCERAPQTGLSIYFYGSTPDTLDSLKERVEQDYPGIRIAGGFSPPFRELRPDEEEQIIHDVNASGAHIIFVSLGCPKQEIWMYRNKDRIRGVMIGVGAAFDYITGKVRRPPLMIQRLGLEWLYRLVSEPKRLWKRYAYNNPVYVYRFLKSYRRNKRLTLHHNRHSGRGVEK, encoded by the coding sequence ATGAAGCAGCTGCCCCAGTATAGAATCGGAAGGATTGCGGACGCAGATATTGCGGCGCTTACGTTTCAGGAAACAGTACACACGGTGGAGCAATGGGCAGTCGGACGCAAGGACAGCTATGTATGTATCTGCAACACGCATTCCATTGTTACAGCCGGAAATCAATCCGAGTTCAATGAAGCACTTGCGCGTGCAGATTTGTGTACCCCGGATGGTATGCCGCTGGTATGGGCGCTCAAGCTGTACGGTTTTGAGCGTCAGGACCGGGTGGACGGCCCCAGTCTGATGCTCAAGCTGTGCGAACGCGCGCCGCAGACAGGATTAAGTATTTATTTTTACGGCAGCACGCCGGATACGCTGGACAGCTTGAAGGAAAGAGTGGAGCAGGACTACCCAGGAATCCGCATTGCGGGTGGCTTTTCGCCTCCATTTCGGGAGCTTCGGCCCGATGAGGAGGAGCAGATTATTCATGACGTTAATGCGTCAGGTGCGCATATCATCTTCGTCAGCTTGGGCTGTCCGAAGCAGGAAATATGGATGTATCGTAACAAAGACCGCATCCGTGGCGTGATGATTGGTGTAGGAGCGGCCTTTGACTATATCACCGGAAAGGTTCGCAGACCGCCGCTAATGATACAAAGGCTGGGGCTGGAGTGGCTGTACCGCCTGGTCAGCGAGCCGAAACGGTTATGGAAGAGATATGCCTATAACAATCCGGTGTATGTATACCGATTTCTCAAATCCTACCGGCGGAATAAACGGCTTACGCTCCATCATAATCGGCATTCAGGGAGAGGCGTAGAGAAGTGA
- a CDS encoding ABC transporter ATP-binding protein, with protein sequence MQQVTGQLPVIRMEGVSKIISSKAIVDDLTLEVPAGQVFGFLGPNGAGKTTTIRMMVGLISISKGDIHICGDSIKTDFEKAVSHVGAIVENPEMYKFLTGYQNLQHFARMSPGVTRERMDEAIRLVGLGNRIHDKVKTYSLGMRQRLGVAQAILHRPKLLVLDEPTNGLDPQGIRELRDYLRQLSRSEGITVFVSSHLLSEMELMCDRVAIIQSGRLIDIKQLKSTGGEPQTAEMAFEVNDAQQAYALAGAGRIEGNQLLLHLEREQIAEMNSLLAANGVKVYAIRPVARTLEDQFLEVTGGGSIG encoded by the coding sequence ATGCAGCAAGTGACAGGACAGCTTCCCGTCATACGTATGGAGGGTGTGAGTAAAATCATTTCCTCAAAAGCGATTGTGGACGATCTGACGCTGGAGGTTCCAGCGGGGCAGGTATTTGGTTTCCTCGGACCGAACGGTGCGGGAAAAACAACCACCATCCGTATGATGGTTGGCTTGATTTCGATCAGCAAAGGCGATATCCATATTTGTGGAGACAGCATCAAAACCGATTTTGAAAAGGCAGTTTCCCACGTCGGTGCGATTGTCGAGAACCCGGAAATGTACAAGTTTCTGACCGGCTATCAAAATTTGCAGCATTTTGCGAGAATGTCACCGGGGGTGACCAGGGAGCGCATGGATGAGGCGATCCGCTTGGTAGGACTCGGAAACCGGATTCACGATAAAGTCAAAACCTACTCGCTCGGAATGCGGCAGAGACTCGGGGTAGCACAGGCGATCTTGCATCGGCCGAAGCTGCTTGTGCTGGACGAGCCGACCAACGGATTAGACCCGCAGGGTATCCGCGAACTGCGGGATTATTTGCGGCAGTTGAGCCGGAGCGAGGGAATTACAGTATTCGTATCGAGTCATTTGTTGTCCGAAATGGAGCTGATGTGCGACCGTGTCGCCATTATCCAAAGCGGACGGCTGATTGACATCAAGCAGTTGAAGAGCACAGGTGGAGAACCGCAAACGGCGGAAATGGCTTTTGAAGTGAATGATGCCCAGCAAGCCTATGCGCTTGCCGGTGCAGGGCGCATCGAAGGCAACCAACTGCTGCTGCATCTGGAACGGGAGCAAATAGCAGAGATGAACAGCCTTCTGGCTGCAAACGGAGTCAAGGTATATGCGATTCGCCCGGTGGCCCGTACGTTGGAAGATCAATTTTTGGAAGTGACGGGAGGCGGGTCCATTGGCTGA
- a CDS encoding flippase: MTLVKNRAKPRRSLLVNTSWLFGDKMIRMVFGLAVSIIMARVLGPEELGKWNYAESFFGMFLIFTTLGFDSILVRDLVKDPKDEQELLGTAILLKLAGTLVAIVLSCSFISLLRPEDSSVRLINLILATASVFQLFDIIDYWFRAQMLSKYTVIAKNTAFVLSSTVKIILLLSGVPIWVVALCAHGEFLLGSLILLYFFRKEGRRMHKWTFSLTTAQRIMNHSWPLILSSSAVYVQARIDQVIIGEMLGDAAVGQYSVALRLIEVLGFIPVVLTTAYAPVVTRSKMKGSDEYRQTLSNVYRLMFICFLVTSIPLFFLSQWVVVVLYGREFTEAGSLLSLFAIRLFFTNFSVAKSLFITNENLFKYTLLTSIVGAVTNVALNYALIPLLGVRGSLVATILSFTISVFLLDLLFKEVKANLGWMMKSILTFWRVHITVPKVGENNHDTH; encoded by the coding sequence ATGACATTAGTCAAAAATCGCGCCAAACCGCGCAGAAGTCTGCTAGTGAATACGTCTTGGCTGTTCGGTGACAAGATGATCCGCATGGTGTTTGGGCTGGCGGTCAGCATTATCATGGCGAGAGTGCTCGGACCGGAGGAGCTGGGGAAGTGGAATTATGCGGAATCTTTTTTCGGGATGTTCCTGATTTTCACGACCCTTGGCTTTGATTCCATATTGGTGCGCGATCTCGTCAAGGACCCCAAGGATGAGCAGGAGTTATTGGGTACGGCGATTCTGCTGAAGTTGGCGGGTACTTTGGTAGCCATTGTCTTGTCATGCTCCTTCATTTCGCTGCTCAGGCCGGAGGATAGTTCCGTACGGTTGATCAATCTGATCTTGGCAACGGCCTCGGTGTTTCAGTTGTTTGATATCATCGACTACTGGTTCCGGGCGCAAATGCTGTCCAAATACACCGTCATCGCCAAGAACACAGCCTTTGTCCTCAGCTCTACCGTTAAAATCATTTTATTGCTGTCCGGTGTCCCAATCTGGGTGGTGGCGCTGTGCGCTCATGGCGAGTTTCTGCTGGGAAGTCTGATTCTGCTGTATTTCTTCCGTAAGGAAGGACGGCGCATGCACAAGTGGACGTTCAGCCTAACCACAGCACAACGGATCATGAATCACAGTTGGCCGCTTATTTTGTCATCCTCCGCTGTATATGTACAGGCACGGATCGACCAGGTCATTATCGGCGAGATGCTGGGGGATGCGGCGGTAGGGCAATACTCTGTTGCACTCCGTCTCATTGAAGTGCTGGGCTTCATCCCGGTCGTTCTTACCACGGCATATGCCCCGGTGGTGACCCGTTCCAAGATGAAAGGGAGCGACGAATACAGACAGACGTTGTCCAATGTGTATCGGCTGATGTTTATCTGCTTTCTTGTGACCTCAATCCCATTATTTTTTCTGTCCCAATGGGTGGTGGTCGTGCTGTATGGGCGGGAATTTACCGAGGCAGGCTCGTTGCTGTCGCTGTTTGCGATTCGTCTGTTTTTCACCAATTTCAGTGTTGCCAAAAGCTTGTTTATCACAAATGAAAATTTGTTCAAATATACACTTCTAACCTCGATCGTGGGCGCGGTGACGAACGTAGCTTTAAATTATGCGCTTATCCCGTTACTTGGTGTTCGAGGCTCGTTGGTGGCGACCATCTTGTCTTTTACGATATCTGTATTTCTATTGGATTTGCTGTTTAAGGAAGTCAAAGCCAATTTGGGCTGGATGATGAAGTCGATCCTGACCTTCTGGCGTGTTCATATTACAGTACCGAAAGTTGGAGAGAACAATCATGATACCCATTAA
- a CDS encoding UDP-glucose dehydrogenase family protein: MKLCVIGAGYVGLVSGVCFAALGNTVVCVDQNEDKISQLHEGKVPIYEPGLKGLIQDNVEQGRLTFTTDTTSAVEGAEIVILAVGTPSLPGGEANLSYIEGAARQVADAMNGYKVIVTKSTVPVGTNERIQSLIASRTNYSFGVASVPEFLREGSAVADTLQPDRIVIGASDPHVAAVLCTLHEPLTTNILTTDIRSAEMIKYASNAFLATKISFINEIANICEKVGADVTRVAHGMGLDQRIGSSFLSAGIGYGGSCFPKDTQALIQIAGNVDYEFKLLKSVVEVNQGQRFNVIRKLEEALGDLEGATIGIWGLAFKPNTDDVRDAPALDIMQSLLEAGAQIRAYDPVATANFRRLLDSSEVTWADSAREAAEGCDALCLLTEWEEFGEVGLGELNELMKHPIMIDGRNVYSEQQIRQSAFAYYSVGRPQMNNMDMDRYRSVMNP; this comes from the coding sequence TTGAAGCTATGTGTAATTGGTGCAGGGTATGTCGGACTGGTATCGGGAGTCTGTTTTGCCGCGCTCGGGAATACGGTCGTCTGTGTTGACCAGAATGAGGACAAAATTAGTCAGCTTCATGAAGGAAAAGTACCGATTTATGAGCCGGGCTTAAAAGGCTTGATCCAGGATAATGTCGAGCAGGGCCGCCTGACCTTTACAACAGATACCACATCTGCGGTAGAGGGAGCGGAGATTGTTATTTTGGCGGTCGGTACGCCTTCGTTGCCGGGCGGGGAAGCGAACTTGTCCTATATTGAAGGAGCCGCACGCCAAGTGGCAGACGCCATGAACGGCTACAAAGTAATTGTCACCAAAAGCACAGTGCCTGTCGGAACCAATGAGCGTATTCAAAGCCTGATCGCAAGTCGCACGAACTACTCTTTTGGCGTGGCTTCGGTTCCTGAGTTTTTACGCGAAGGCTCGGCGGTAGCAGATACGCTCCAGCCGGACCGTATCGTGATCGGGGCATCCGACCCTCATGTCGCCGCTGTGCTGTGTACGCTACATGAGCCGCTGACGACAAATATTTTGACCACAGATATCCGTTCGGCGGAGATGATCAAGTATGCGTCGAACGCTTTTTTGGCGACTAAAATTTCGTTTATTAATGAGATTGCGAATATTTGTGAAAAAGTGGGCGCAGACGTTACACGTGTGGCACACGGCATGGGGCTGGATCAGCGGATCGGTTCCTCTTTTCTGTCCGCAGGCATCGGCTATGGCGGATCTTGCTTTCCCAAGGATACACAGGCATTAATCCAGATTGCGGGCAACGTGGACTACGAATTCAAGCTGCTAAAATCCGTGGTGGAAGTGAATCAGGGGCAGCGCTTTAATGTAATTCGCAAGCTGGAAGAAGCGCTGGGTGATCTGGAAGGTGCCACGATTGGCATATGGGGGCTGGCGTTCAAGCCTAATACAGACGACGTAAGAGATGCCCCGGCACTGGATATTATGCAGTCGCTTCTGGAGGCGGGGGCGCAAATTCGCGCGTATGACCCGGTCGCTACCGCCAACTTCCGCAGATTGCTGGACAGTTCGGAAGTGACATGGGCGGATAGCGCACGGGAAGCGGCAGAAGGATGCGACGCGCTGTGTCTGCTGACGGAATGGGAGGAATTTGGTGAGGTGGGGCTGGGTGAGCTGAACGAGCTTATGAAGCATCCCATTATGATCGACGGACGCAATGTGTACAGTGAGCAGCAAATCAGACAGTCCGCCTTTGCATACTACTCTGTCGGCAGACCGCAGATGAACAATATGGATATGGATCGTTATCGGTCTGTCATGAACCCGTAA
- the fcl gene encoding GDP-L-fucose synthase, with protein sequence MDLHSNIYVAGHNGLVGSAIVRALSKAGYRNLITRTSSELDLRNKEAVDHFFETESVDYVFLAAAKVGGILANNDYPADFIRDNLLIQTNVIDAAYRTNISKLLFLGSTCIYPKFAPQPLREEYLLTGELEPTNEAYAIAKIAGIKMCQSYNRQYGTRFISVMPTNLYGPGDNFDLQTSHVLPALIRKFHEAKQNQSPTVEVWGSGTPRREFLHSDDLAEACLFLMNSYEGNEIVNIGVGEDISIRELAERVKEVVGYEGEITFNTSAPDGTPRKLVDVSRISGLGWSARISLEEGLRSVYQAFQGLDLVEQ encoded by the coding sequence ATGGATCTTCATTCCAACATATATGTAGCAGGGCACAACGGACTGGTGGGTTCCGCCATTGTTCGGGCATTGAGCAAAGCAGGCTACCGTAACCTGATCACCCGCACAAGCAGCGAGCTGGATCTGCGCAACAAGGAGGCTGTAGACCACTTTTTCGAAACGGAGTCGGTGGACTATGTATTTTTGGCAGCAGCCAAGGTTGGTGGGATTCTGGCGAACAACGATTACCCGGCCGATTTTATCCGTGACAATCTGCTCATCCAGACGAATGTGATAGACGCGGCATACCGGACGAATATAAGCAAGCTGCTATTCCTTGGGTCCACCTGTATTTATCCCAAATTTGCCCCGCAGCCGCTGCGGGAGGAATACCTGCTCACAGGTGAGCTGGAGCCTACCAATGAAGCCTATGCTATTGCTAAAATCGCCGGGATTAAAATGTGCCAGTCCTACAACCGTCAATATGGAACCCGTTTTATTTCAGTGATGCCTACGAATTTGTACGGTCCAGGCGACAATTTTGATCTCCAGACCTCTCATGTGCTGCCTGCGCTCATCCGCAAGTTTCACGAAGCCAAGCAGAATCAGTCCCCGACGGTAGAAGTATGGGGCTCCGGCACACCGCGCCGTGAATTTCTTCATTCGGATGATTTGGCGGAAGCCTGTCTGTTCCTGATGAATAGCTATGAGGGAAATGAGATTGTGAACATCGGCGTTGGGGAGGATATTTCCATCCGGGAGCTGGCTGAACGGGTGAAGGAAGTAGTCGGTTATGAGGGAGAAATTACCTTCAACACGTCCGCTCCCGATGGCACACCGCGCAAACTGGTGGATGTGTCTCGGATTTCCGGGCTGGGCTGGTCGGCGCGCATTTCACTGGAAGAGGGATTAAGGTCTGTGTATCAGGCATTTCAAGGTCTGGATCTGGTTGAACAATAA
- a CDS encoding glycosyltransferase, translating to MGKVLVIHNFYQQSGGEDKVVEQELAMLRSRGIETEHYYVHNDSIQSKGLANMAKLAVEAAWSLPEFKRIKKLLLRVKPDVVHVHNFFPVISPSVYHACERLGIPVVQTLHNYRLICPAATFMRGNEVCEKCLHGTLLHSIRHGCYRGSQLQTIPVAAMIKFNNLIGTWQHKVSRYIALTEFAREKFAESGIPQDRIAVKPNFIQRKEVEAVYDPDDRYLLFVGRISAEKGVRNLLQAWTQVEDRGGLRLVIIGDGPEKAELAAAYPQEDIRFLGKQDGDTVLDCMSRAMYVMVPSIWYEGFPMTIVESYSVGTPVLCSRIGALEEVVEDGVSGFHFQHDDMEHISAVIGRATAYENYPAMRQKVSEIYAARYTEEVNYEQLMAIYSEAIEERDYEAAAPV from the coding sequence GTGGGCAAGGTGCTGGTCATCCACAACTTTTATCAGCAAAGCGGGGGAGAAGACAAGGTTGTTGAGCAGGAATTGGCTATGCTGCGCTCCAGAGGGATAGAGACGGAACATTATTATGTGCATAACGACAGCATCCAAAGCAAAGGGCTGGCTAACATGGCAAAGCTGGCGGTGGAGGCGGCTTGGTCCCTGCCGGAGTTCAAAAGAATCAAAAAGCTGCTTTTGCGGGTGAAGCCGGATGTGGTGCATGTGCATAACTTTTTTCCGGTTATTTCTCCTTCCGTCTATCATGCCTGTGAACGGCTGGGGATTCCGGTCGTCCAGACGCTGCATAATTACAGGCTGATTTGCCCGGCGGCGACCTTTATGCGTGGGAATGAGGTTTGTGAAAAATGCCTGCATGGCACGCTGCTGCATTCCATCCGTCACGGATGCTACCGGGGCTCACAGCTACAGACGATTCCGGTGGCGGCGATGATCAAGTTCAACAATCTGATTGGTACATGGCAGCACAAAGTAAGCCGATATATTGCGCTAACCGAGTTTGCGCGGGAGAAATTTGCTGAAAGTGGCATTCCACAGGATCGTATCGCGGTAAAGCCAAACTTTATCCAACGTAAAGAGGTGGAAGCCGTGTATGACCCGGATGATCGTTACTTGTTGTTTGTGGGGCGGATCTCAGCTGAAAAAGGAGTGCGGAATCTGCTGCAAGCCTGGACACAGGTGGAGGATCGGGGCGGCTTGAGACTGGTCATCATCGGGGATGGCCCGGAAAAGGCTGAACTGGCTGCCGCTTATCCGCAGGAGGACATTCGTTTTCTCGGCAAGCAGGATGGAGACACAGTGCTGGATTGCATGAGCCGGGCCATGTATGTCATGGTCCCTTCCATTTGGTATGAAGGCTTTCCCATGACCATCGTAGAGTCCTATTCCGTGGGAACCCCGGTGTTGTGCAGCCGAATCGGGGCGCTGGAGGAAGTGGTGGAGGATGGAGTGAGCGGGTTCCATTTTCAACATGATGATATGGAGCATATAAGTGCCGTAATCGGTCGTGCGACAGCCTATGAAAACTATCCAGCTATGAGGCAGAAGGTATCGGAAATATATGCTGCACGCTACACGGAAGAAGTGAATTACGAGCAACTGATGGCCATATACAGCGAGGCGATAGAGGAGCGTGATTATGAAGCAGCTGCCCCAGTATAG
- the gmd gene encoding GDP-mannose 4,6-dehydratase, producing the protein MKKALITGITGQDGSYLAELLLSKDYQVYGVRRRTSTPNFENVAHIQNDIHWLSGDMTDLASLIEAVRQSDPDEVYNLAAQSFVAASWPQPLATGQITALSVTNMLEAVRIAKPDTRFYQASSSEMFGKVLETPQTETTPFYPRSPYGVAKVYGHWITVNYRESFDMFACSGILFNHESPRRGLEFVTRKVTDAVARIKLGLQQELRMGNLDSLRDWGFAGDYVKAMWMMLQQDQPDDYVISTGEMHSVRELLQIAFSHVGLNYEDYVVIDPQFVRPAEVDLLLGDCAKAKEKLGWRVEVGFEQLIHMMVDTDLERVKRQAAVEASVVV; encoded by the coding sequence ATGAAAAAAGCGCTGATCACAGGGATTACCGGACAGGACGGATCTTATCTGGCCGAGTTGCTGCTGTCCAAAGATTATCAGGTGTACGGGGTACGCAGACGCACCAGTACGCCGAACTTTGAAAATGTGGCACATATCCAGAATGACATTCATTGGCTTTCTGGCGATATGACCGATCTGGCTTCGCTCATCGAAGCCGTGCGTCAGTCTGACCCGGATGAGGTCTATAACCTGGCTGCCCAATCCTTCGTCGCGGCCTCATGGCCGCAGCCCTTGGCTACTGGGCAGATTACAGCGCTATCCGTCACCAATATGCTGGAGGCAGTACGGATTGCCAAGCCGGACACGCGTTTTTATCAGGCGTCGAGCAGCGAGATGTTCGGCAAGGTGTTGGAGACGCCGCAGACAGAAACGACCCCATTTTACCCGCGCAGCCCTTACGGTGTCGCCAAAGTGTACGGTCATTGGATCACGGTGAATTACCGTGAAAGCTTTGATATGTTTGCATGCTCAGGCATTTTGTTCAATCATGAATCGCCCCGCCGCGGGCTGGAGTTTGTAACACGCAAAGTGACGGACGCTGTAGCCCGTATCAAGCTGGGTTTGCAGCAGGAGCTGCGCATGGGGAATCTGGATTCGCTGCGGGACTGGGGCTTTGCAGGGGATTACGTTAAGGCAATGTGGATGATGCTCCAGCAGGATCAACCGGATGATTACGTCATTTCCACGGGAGAAATGCATTCCGTCCGCGAACTGCTGCAAATTGCCTTTTCCCATGTAGGTCTGAACTATGAGGATTATGTCGTCATTGATCCTCAGTTCGTCCGTCCGGCCGAGGTAGATCTACTGCTCGGCGATTGCGCCAAAGCGAAGGAAAAGCTGGGCTGGCGAGTGGAAGTAGGCTTCGAACAGCTCATTCATATGATGGTGGATACAGACTTGGAGCGGGTAAAAAGGCAGGCTGCGGTCGAAGCTTCCGTCGTCGTGTAA
- a CDS encoding ABC transporter permease: MADFFKLVHNENLKIYLRVRTWIMLGLLAVITAVIPMLIALVSDQVSVWDGIVLTAMFTFFLNTTFTVIVAADSVAGEFTWGTIKLLLIRPWTRSKILLSKYISVILFSLLGTFILIAMVTLSSWLMLSKDAPAGSISPFSDPISYVTLNFLYSYIALFVTMAFAFMLSAVFRSSALAIGLSLFMMFTKTIYNSIGLFSTDRYEWTKYVLFTHMDLKKYLDMPLGTVSSGLTFSLTVLAAYYVVFIAIAWVVFVKRDVST, encoded by the coding sequence TTGGCTGACTTCTTCAAGCTGGTACATAACGAAAATCTTAAAATTTACTTGCGTGTACGTACGTGGATTATGCTAGGGCTACTGGCGGTCATTACGGCTGTGATTCCGATGCTGATTGCCCTTGTTTCCGATCAGGTCAGTGTGTGGGATGGTATCGTATTGACGGCGATGTTTACATTTTTTCTCAATACGACCTTTACAGTCATTGTAGCGGCTGATTCGGTGGCGGGTGAATTTACATGGGGAACCATCAAGCTGCTGCTTATCCGCCCCTGGACCCGCAGCAAAATTCTGTTGTCCAAATATATATCGGTCATTTTGTTCAGTCTTCTCGGAACGTTCATTTTAATAGCGATGGTTACGCTGTCCTCTTGGTTGATGTTATCCAAAGATGCACCAGCTGGTTCAATTTCACCGTTCAGTGATCCGATATCTTATGTAACACTGAATTTCTTGTACAGCTATATCGCTCTATTTGTGACTATGGCCTTTGCTTTTATGCTGTCCGCTGTTTTTCGTTCCAGCGCGTTGGCGATCGGCCTGTCTCTGTTCATGATGTTCACCAAAACGATCTATAATTCAATCGGTTTGTTTAGTACAGACCGCTATGAATGGACCAAATACGTGCTGTTTACGCATATGGACCTGAAAAAATATCTCGATATGCCTCTGGGTACGGTAAGTTCTGGTCTGACCTTTTCGCTCACCGTGTTGGCCGCCTATTATGTAGTTTTTATCGCAATTGCCTGGGTGGTTTTTGTAAAACGGGATGTTTCAACCTAA